The window CTGGTTGATAACGCCGGCCACGGCCTTGAAATTGTGATTGATGAAGAAATGTCCCCCGGATAACATCATCACCCGGAAATCCCCGGTGGTGTGCCTCTTCCACTCAGCCAGTTGCAGGGGTGTCATCTCGTCCCGGTCACCGCCCAGCACGGTCAGGGGAATACCCTTTAACTGGGCAGATTCCCGATGGCGGTAGAGTTCGGAGATCCTGAAGTCAGCCCTGAGTATCGGCAGGTAATAGCCGGAAAGCTCTTGATGCTGAAAAACCTCCTCCGGCGTCCCGCCCAATTCCATAACTTCCCGCTTGAAGTCCTCATCGGACATCTCATGCACCTGTTTTTCCTTGACCATAATATGCGGAGCCTGCTTACCCGATACGAAAAGGTGCTCCGGCATTTTTGCCCCGCCTGTTTGCAGGAGCCGGCAGGTTTCGTACCCGATTAACCCTCCCAGGCTGTGGCCAAGTATGGCAAATGACCCGTCGAATAAGGAAATCTTCCCGGCGATATCGGCTGCGGCATCTGCGATCGACCTGTAAAAGGTCTCCTGATGCCTGCATCCCCTGCCTGGGTATTCCATGGCATACAGTTCAATCCAACCGGCTAGGTGCTTTTTAAGCGGGGCAAAAACGGCGGCTGAACCTCCGGCATAGGGAAGGCAGACCAGCTTGATCTTTTCTCCCACCATCAGATGAACCTCACCTTGCGGCAATGAGTGAGCATTTTGGCAAATTGCGCCAGGCCAGGTTCTTCCCATCTAAAGCCTAGGCGCTTCAGGATCGCCGACGTCCCGATGCAGGTAACGTCGAAATATGTGGTTTGGGATTCCTCCAGCAGGTTCGAGTGTATCAGGATATTGGACACATCGTCGCGGTGCCTTTCGTCCCGGCTCTTTTCCTCCAGGGAATCCAGAAACAAGGGCACCGGCAGGACCTTGATCTGGATGCCGTTCCCGGCGAACCTTC of the candidate division TA06 bacterium genome contains:
- a CDS encoding thioesterase, coding for MVGEKIKLVCLPYAGGSAAVFAPLKKHLAGWIELYAMEYPGRGCRHQETFYRSIADAAADIAGKISLFDGSFAILGHSLGGLIGYETCRLLQTGGAKMPEHLFVSGKQAPHIMVKEKQVHEMSDEDFKREVMELGGTPEEVFQHQELSGYYLPILRADFRISELYRHRESAQLKGIPLTVLGGDRDEMTPLQLAEWKRHTTGDFRVMMLSGGHFFINHNFKAVAGVINQALAGK